The DNA window gtttattttataaattcaaatttgtcttttaccatacatgcaaactttactgtccaaatcccttctctGATGATATGTGtagccaagtctctcatatgctcagtgcttgaaaatagttatgttgatttttttcttatctaatcctattttgagagaaagagagagagatggtgatGATGGGGGCTGtaaaaagaaggaacaacgttgaagaaaaagcaaggagagagagagagagagagagaattgagatttcccaacaaaatcgaaggaggagtccacttatattggatttttattttttatttatttatttatataaaaaaatattagacaagttaagtaaccacgtcCGTCATCtttccaccctaaaaactaggaatcagttataatataaaaaactaatagatgattTAGATTAATCTTAACTTAAAtggagaaagtgaaaataagattacaatacgtacgtcctgctaccactcgcccataaaaaaaaatatatatttgagtTTGACTTTTCAATTGTTCAACTAACATTTTAATCAGATTATCGAGAAGAaacaataaaagataaaaattgaCGACCAAAAGACTCTTCAACGTTGGAAGATAAAGACATGGGCAGTTGTTTTCCCCTATGTTTTCCTTGAATATGTATCGCATTGTGATTGTATTAGGACGGTATtgaagactctctctctctctctctctctctctctctctctcttatatgcAGCCATAGAGAGTTGAGGTTTCATGTTCCCATTTGCCATTTGAGAACAAGAAACCATAagataaaaaagataaagaaacagaaaatgagCATAACCAAAGCAAACAGAGATTATGGGCAAATACAAACTCTTTCAATGAAATTAATTATTAGGATATAAATAATGCCAAATTAAGGTTACAATAAGTAATTTTGCCAGTGAATATGCCTACTTGTCATTACAATTGTAATGAAGATAAATGATCAAACTTTTAATTCCTTAAGAACATAAGAATGATGAAAGTTCCTCATCAGAAAAAGAATTGAAGAGCCAAACTTGATAGACCTGTGAGGAAGAGAAGATCAAATCCTGTCATAATGCTTGAAGCACCATTTTTTGCTGTTGATGGAGAAACTGCTGGTGCCTCTATAATTCTTTCTGCTGGGGGTGAAGCACCTACAGTTTTCAACCATTATCGgaaatcaataaataataaaaaattgggAAAGATAAGTTTTGAGATTAAATTGAGAAAGAATTAGTTCTCAATCTAAATTCTCAAAAGAGAAAGTAAACTGCATCTCCTTCACTAGTCATGAAGCAGGAAAAGCATCCAGAGATTTATCACAGTAAATTTGTTGATCCGTAGCAAAACCCAGTTTCCAAAACAATGAGGAGACCCTCATCATATTTAAAATAACCCaaagaagaatatgaaagaTAACTATAAATAAATACCTGGTGCTTCACTTGCTACTGGAGCTCCAATTGGGATCCCTATCTCTGCATGCATcaacaaaattaataataaaaaaaaattaacaaaaaaaggaTTTTCACCAATCCAAACCCATCCACACCCTTGGTTTTCCCAGACCCACAACAAAGCAAAGGTCCAGATCAAATGGGTAAGTATGAAAATCTACATTTGCCCATCATAGAAAAAGCAAAGTTTCGACATACTAACCTGCACACAAGCTTGGTGAAGGTGTGATGATCTTACAAACCTTAGGAAGCCCTAAGGCCTTGTTCTTATCTAATGTGAATCCATAGCTTGAAGTGTCACCAAAAAGCTGGCAAAGGCAGATGGGATTGCTATCCACTAGCCCTGCCAATTCGGGGCAGCAAGCTTTGTCTGGTGTTTTCAATTTGCTTCCGGTCTCCACATAAGTCAAACAATCCGACATGTTAAGCAGAGATGTCATGCAGTCGCCCGACGGTGCCGCCGCGGTGGGGGTTCCACCTGGTGACATCGATGGAGCTTGAGCTGATGCGAGGGGAAATGAAACAAGGAAGGCGACGAAGAGGGCTATGGTTAGGCCGGAGAATGTGATTTTGGTGATCGCCATTGCTCTTCTCCTTGGCCCTTTCTTGGGTTCCTTTGGTTTTGTCTATCCAAAGGTTTAGAAAAGGTTAGGGAAGTGAGAAGAAGAAGTGACGAGTTGAGACAATTTAAGTAGTGAAGGGTCTAGACAAGATATGAAGGCCGAGAATATAATGGGAGGAACCCACCAACTAACTGAATGAATGGGGCCACAAAGGATGGAGGTGGCATTTAActatttaagggtgtcaaagaGTAGGATTTCGGTATTTTGGTACGATTTTGGTATTTTGATACGATTTTAGTAAAGACAGAGAAGAGAGCAGATACCAAAACCGTACAttgtacattttaaattttcaataaCAATATGGAACTACCACAAGAAGGTTTGACTAAGTTTCTACgacaataacaaaaacaaaccTAGTCTTATCCCAATGTTTTGGTAAAGTTGATAATTTGATATTCAGttaaaaacaagaaaaccaaTACAATCGGATACATatgtgatatagccaaaataacctctcggtgggggcaatgacacgtgtcactgctgggacacgtgtcctccgccagatgGAGGtcccaagaaaccactcacactcgagcacgctcaatcaccgaggcacgcccacagaatcacgcgggatcacgtcgtctgcatgaggggaatattcccccagaaggttggacgtatcctagtaggactctaagagggaagaagggggaaaaaccctaaggccgaagaactatataagaaggcacggaagaaaggggaaggtaagcgctaacaccctcaccattactcccttattgaactgtgcggccgaccctgacttgagcgtcggaggactaaccccggacaaagttccgggcctccttcgtctgtgtttgtgtaggttggactagcggggtttttggcagcaacagattggcgccgtctgtgggaacgacggtaatggtggggagaacctacaaccgaagaaggacgagagcgacgtccaacgtagacatgggggaagaaccttcaggggagcttcctccctcggccgAGACTGGACGGGAAAGGGGtcatgatgaccgggaagtgtccgtcagatgccagcggtcggctggatattcagtacgggaaggcagcgaccatcagcctcctgcggcccaggagtacgtgacaaggcagcagttcgaagacctccagaacaaatataaccggatggcagagactatgagggaggtctccaaagctgtctcccataagaccggcggagcacccccggggactcacgtccagttcgagagggctcgagaagaagaccgaagcagtacgggatcgacgagggccggcCGCGATCCCCGaaaccgagcaagggagagtcccgcgccccgaagtaggatgcgacgcgccgccagagacccgcatggggatcagcaccaaggagacaaacagaggtccgaggactcgggattaaagaggatgatcttagacctgaaggacgagatcagaaggtggcagaaaaccagactgggaaccgcgagcccgacctcaccaatgatacggccttagctgacgaggtcatgagggacccgctcccggtcggttttcgcctgcctaagtacgacacctatgacgggtcgggggaccccgtcgatcacttggaaggctttaaggtcgccatgcaatttcatcgcgtctcggaaaatattatgtgtcgggccctcccattgacgttcaggggggcggcgaggctgtggtataaccgactaccgacgaagtcgatccacagcttcagcgacctgagctacttctttgtgaaggggttctctagtagccagcccctccagaagactacgttgaacctaaccaacgtcaaacagcaagaaggggaatcgctgcggaattacatgaagcgattccaacaagaaaagatcacgatCAGGGGCCTTGatccgaaggaggagttcacggccctgctaggtggcgtcaaggacaaggaattgaagaggtccctggcgaagcatacgcctagagatctgaccgagttgagggcgcgatgcgataagtatatccagatggaggaaaccctccaggcagatgaagaagtcgaaaggaaggcggcgaggaagagacccttaagggttgatgataaacccatcgaagaaggaaaaagacaaaaGTCCGAGCGCGGtagggcccccagtccaccgaggaagtttgagaggtatgcacccctgaaccgaagacgaacagaggtgttaatgcagataaaagattctccagatgccagggccatgaaatggccaggaaagatggggagacatcccgaaagacgcaatgtggatagatactgccacttccacagagaccacggccatgacaccgaggactgttggcatctcaagggggagatagaaggaatgatcagaaggggatacttaggcagatttgtagaccgggagaaagagctggctccagaaggcactggccggagagataaccgtcggagagatggtgcaggtcggtatgaaagaggggggctcgcccgcagaggaaatcaagaacagcggagAAACCAGACACCAGAGGGAGATGGACGCCGgcctcgagaggagaacaagagcccaacaagagttatagcaatcatctgtggaggcccggccgcaggagagagttcggtctctgccaggaaggcgaaggcctacgcgaggagcgtacatgtggcagaatggtcgaacaagaaggcaaagacggggacggtcatctccttctcagacgatgatctggaaggggtacagaccccgcatgatgatgccttggtcatcgccatgactataggagattgcaaagtaaaaaggatcttagtggataacggcagctcagctgatatcctgttcctcgaagctttccggaagatgggcctcgacgaaggaaagttaaaaaaggtcgaacacccgctgcaaggattctctggcaccccggtgaaggtggaagggtcgatagagctgccggttcgagctggcaccggagatcgccaggcgacggtgatgatcaacttcctggtagtaagCATTACATCagcatacaatgccatactaggaagagtcgggttgaatctgttaaaggccatcgtctccaccccccatctcaaaatgaagttcccaactaagaatggcgtcggggagtgtcggggtgatcaggagacgtcccgaagatgttacgccactaccctctggggaaaagaaaaggcgggtgagacgctcccaatagaggatctacgtgatgatgtcAGCTATCAACGgggagagccggccgaagatttggtgcaagttgaagctgaagagggAGACGAcacccggcaattccagattggggctaccatgcgaGGGCCGCAACAagaaagactcgtctcattcctgcggagcaacgctgacgtattcgctTGGTCGGCATCGGATATGCCCGGGATCGACCGAgaagtaatagaacatcacctgaacgttagccccatgaagaagccggtgcagcagaggaaaaggacgttcgccccagaaagacagaagaagataaacgaggaagtggaaaagttactgaaggcccggttcatccgagagatccagtacccggagtggatatctaacgtggtgatggtcccgaaggcaaacgggaagtggaggatctgcatcgacttcactgacctgaataaggcctgccccaaggatgcataccccctgccaaagatagacctgctcatcgacgcgacggcgggatacgagacgctgagtttcatggatgcatactcggggtacaaccaaatcaaaatggccgaggctgatgtcccgaaaacgtCCTTCATAACTGAgggagggttgtactgctatgaggtcatgcctttcggactgaagaacgcgggggccacctatcagaggttggtgaacaaagtttttaaagggctaatcggcaagaccatggaagtgtacgtggatgacatgctcgtgaaaagcctgaaggcagaaaggcacatccaagacttggaagaggcgttccaagtgctacgacggtacggcatgaagctgaatccagcaaaatgtgccttcggagtagcctcggggaagttcctcggcttcatcgtttcagagagaggaatcgaagccaacccagtcaaaatacaagccattcgggacatgaggtcaccccagaacgtaaagcaagtccaggagctgacgggtcgggtagctGCCCTAGGAAGATTTATGTCCCGGTCtgctgatagatgccttcctttcttcaaggcgctgaaaggggctaaaaggttcgagtggacggaggagtgcgaaagatctttcgagcaattgaaggagtacttggccgcacccccactgctgacaaagccgaacaccggagaTGTCCTACagttgtaccttgctgtatcgacggttgctgtaagcgccgtactgacgaaagaggaaggaaagcaacaacggccaatatactacgtcagccgaacccttttagatgccgagacaagataccgaaaggcggaaaaagtggcgtacgccctcgtgacggcggcaaggaagctgaggccatattttcagtcacatacggtatgcgtactcaccgaccagcctctgaagaaaatattgcaacggccagatatgtccggtcgtctagtaaattgggccatagagctaggagagttcgacatccagtacaagccgagaaccgcaattaaagcacagtccctcgcagacttcatagcggagacgacgattcccgatgacccgcaggaatctgcCGAGGGACGAGCGGATGAGGCTTGGAcgctgtatgtggatggggcttccaacagcgatggaagtggcgctgggattgtgttggtaagccccgaaggcttcaaagtagagtgcgccctacggttcgacttcgacgcctccaacaacgaagcggagtacgaagcgataatagccggaattaatctggctcgggctttgatggtgaaggaactagtagtaaatagcgactcccaactcgtcgTGCGACAAGTGAATggcgaatacgaggccaaagagcagaggatggccgaatacttgaacacggtgcgagaaaggtcagcggttttcaaggaatttgaggtaaagcaagtgtcacgagaagagaatgctagcgcagacgcgctgtcgcagctggccacttccgactCCGCGGAACTTGGGCGaacggtgtatttcgaagtactaccacggccaagcatcgagaaaccccacgaggtgttacccgtaggtgaaaacggccgaggctggatggacgccataatagaatacctcaaggaggggaagctcccagagaacagggacgaagcaagaaaagtaagaatgaggtcggcacgctttttcctgaaggatgacacgctgtacaagatagggtttacctcaccgtacctcaagtgcctggattcgtccgacggcgagtacgcgctccgggaagtgcatgaaggaatatgtggccaacaccttggggctcgggccctggctcacaaagtgctaaggcagggcctgtactggccgacaatgaggaaggacgcggaagcactggtcaggaaatgcgtcaagtgccagatgttcgcccccgtgcctaggctacattctaccgaactgtcgtccttatctagcccagtaccgttcgccatgtgggggatggacatcctaggcccgttccccttggccacgagacaaaggaagtttgtggtggtggcagtcgactacttcacgaaatgggcggaagccgaagccctagcaacgataacagagaagaacataagggacttcttccaaagggcggtggtatacagattcggaatcccccaggtCGTGGTTACGGATAATGgcactcagtttgccaatccaaccttcgacgcgttctgtgaagccctcggcatcagccacaggaaaacctccgtcgggtatccctcgaccaatgggcaaacagaagtaaccaaccgtacgttactccaggggataaaaaagaggctagatgatgccaaaggactatgggcagacgagttgcaccacattctctgggcctaccgcaccactgagaggttagctaccggagaaacacccttcatgttaacatacggcactgaagctgtactcccagtggagataggggctattacccatcggattcggtactacaacgaagacgaaaatgacaaaggactccgggcaaatttggacctcttggcagaaaccagagaagcttcacaggaaaggatGGCCGCCTACCAACGGAGGGTCgccaggcactacaacaccaaagtccggaagaacgagtttaggcagggcgaccttgtcctcagaagggcggaagtatcggacccaaggcatcaagggaagctagacccaagctgggaaggtccctacagagtctcgagggtaatacgaccagggtcctaccacctagagactacggggggagtaagggtaccccgatcgtggaactcagataatctaagaaaattccaccagtagtgaagtggctctgttaattttttttccgtccgtagttctttgcaattattggtcttctgaaccttttaaaattgtaattcatcttgaaacccgcaagatttaattcatgaataatacgagagctggtttacggcaactgaGGATCCTCCAGGCTGATTACCTCTAACCCTGGGGAACGGATCCACACCTTGGAGGCTCGatcaccccttcggctcggagttcggccatagccgaatagacctgaccgaaggggtaacatctaacagacccttcggctggagccgagggtacctTCGGTGATTCGGTCAACCTTTCGACCCAAGCCGAAAGCAAAATACTTTGTATTGCCTGGCGATCCTGATCATTggagggtcgaccttcggtgaacctcTCGACCTttggtgaacccttcggctcgagccgagagggaaacacttggtaaaatattgctagtaataacagggtcggccttcgtctgacttactGACGGGTCAACCctcggtgaagacctagcatctaa is part of the Macadamia integrifolia cultivar HAES 741 chromosome 9, SCU_Mint_v3, whole genome shotgun sequence genome and encodes:
- the LOC122089434 gene encoding non-specific lipid transfer protein GPI-anchored 2-like, whose protein sequence is MAITKITFSGLTIALFVAFLVSFPLASAQAPSMSPGGTPTAAAPSGDCMTSLLNMSDCLTYVETGSKLKTPDKACCPELAGLVDSNPICLCQLFGDTSSYGFTLDKNKALGLPKVCKIITPSPSLCAEIGIPIGAPVASEAPGASPPAERIIEAPAVSPSTAKNGASSIMTGFDLLFLTGLSSLALQFFF